A window from Maridesulfovibrio ferrireducens encodes these proteins:
- a CDS encoding BRCT domain-containing protein: protein MKKTDEKKIAELVKRLEKHNEDYRRGMPTISDARYDELTEELRDLAPEHSYLTKVEPESFSNKIEIRHPKPMLSTEKAYTVEELERFVQRVKKEAKSLGIQTVEYRITPKLDGLAARDDGNIFATRGNGEVGYEISSAFAKGIIAVGGRGQGVGEIVCSQDYFDEHLSDVFEHPRNMVVGIVTSDNVNEASKQALQDEAIRFVPYSTLPKKVVTSEELVRDVWKITDELWEQADYPLDGMVAEVTDKKLQDALGATAHHYRWQIAIKKKGESAVTTVNEIRWQVGRMGAVTPVMEVEPVSVSGATISNVTAHNAGMLRDHSIGKGAIIRIIRSGEVIPKLEEVIKPADSVELPTRCPSCEAELYWQNDFLKCPDFNCPARAEQRLEYWFKTLGNADWFGKKTISRLVKAGRSSLESVYTMGEEDFSKLGFGPVQSSNLAEAIYISRTKETDDWRFLAAFGIPDLGKADSRKLLGNFKLEDIVTVKQAQLAEIHGFGAITSYSVTAGIEAIKKTILHMLEFNFNLRRTPLEAETESIESPITGKGIVFTGKMIQGSREDMQAMARRLGANVQTSVTGKTNFLVCGSNVGEKKMEAARAKGVEIMTESEFMDIVSKG, encoded by the coding sequence GTGAAAAAAACAGACGAAAAAAAAATTGCTGAGCTTGTAAAAAGGCTCGAAAAACATAACGAAGATTATCGCCGCGGCATGCCGACCATTAGCGATGCCAGATATGATGAACTGACTGAGGAACTCCGTGATCTTGCACCTGAGCATTCTTATTTAACGAAAGTAGAACCTGAAAGTTTCAGCAATAAGATCGAGATAAGGCATCCTAAGCCTATGCTTTCAACTGAAAAGGCTTACACAGTCGAAGAGCTTGAAAGGTTTGTTCAGCGAGTTAAAAAGGAAGCTAAATCGCTTGGCATTCAAACTGTTGAATACAGAATTACACCTAAACTTGATGGTCTCGCTGCCCGTGATGACGGGAATATTTTTGCTACCCGCGGTAATGGTGAAGTCGGATATGAAATTTCGAGCGCTTTTGCCAAGGGCATAATTGCTGTTGGTGGACGTGGTCAGGGTGTCGGCGAAATTGTGTGTAGTCAGGATTATTTCGACGAGCATCTTTCAGATGTATTCGAGCATCCACGCAATATGGTTGTGGGTATTGTTACCTCAGATAACGTAAATGAAGCATCAAAACAGGCTCTGCAAGACGAGGCTATCCGGTTTGTTCCTTATAGCACTTTGCCCAAAAAAGTCGTGACCAGTGAAGAGCTTGTGCGGGATGTCTGGAAGATTACAGATGAGCTTTGGGAACAGGCTGACTATCCGCTTGACGGAATGGTCGCTGAAGTTACAGATAAAAAATTGCAGGACGCTCTGGGAGCGACAGCTCATCATTACAGGTGGCAGATTGCCATTAAGAAGAAAGGTGAATCTGCTGTAACCACTGTTAATGAGATTCGCTGGCAGGTTGGTCGTATGGGCGCTGTTACTCCTGTTATGGAAGTGGAACCTGTTTCTGTTTCCGGCGCGACAATCAGTAATGTTACGGCTCATAATGCCGGAATGTTACGGGATCATTCCATAGGGAAAGGCGCAATTATCAGAATTATTCGTAGCGGTGAAGTTATTCCCAAGCTTGAAGAAGTAATAAAACCAGCTGATTCGGTTGAACTTCCTACTCGTTGCCCTTCTTGTGAGGCGGAACTTTATTGGCAGAATGATTTTTTGAAATGTCCTGATTTTAATTGTCCGGCCAGAGCTGAACAGCGTCTTGAATATTGGTTCAAAACTTTGGGAAATGCTGACTGGTTCGGTAAAAAAACTATTTCAAGACTTGTAAAAGCAGGTCGTAGCTCCCTTGAGTCTGTTTATACAATGGGAGAAGAAGACTTTAGTAAACTCGGTTTCGGCCCTGTTCAGTCTTCCAATCTGGCAGAAGCAATCTATATAAGTCGAACCAAAGAGACTGATGATTGGAGATTTTTGGCCGCATTCGGTATACCTGATTTAGGTAAGGCTGACAGCCGTAAGTTGCTTGGAAATTTTAAGCTTGAAGATATTGTTACGGTAAAACAGGCGCAACTGGCAGAGATTCATGGTTTTGGCGCGATTACCAGTTATTCTGTTACAGCTGGAATTGAGGCTATTAAAAAAACTATTCTGCATATGCTTGAATTTAATTTTAATTTGCGCCGTACCCCGCTTGAAGCTGAAACAGAGAGCATTGAAAGCCCCATTACCGGTAAGGGGATAGTCTTTACCGGAAAGATGATTCAAGGATCTCGGGAAGATATGCAGGCTATGGCCCGTAGATTGGGTGCTAATGTGCAGACATCTGTCACCGGAAAGACTAATTTTCTGGTTTGCGGAAGCAATGTTGGCGAGAAAAAAATGGAAGCCGCCCGAGCTAAGGGCGTAGAGATAATGACTGAGAGTGAATTTATGGATATAGTCAGCAAGGGCTGA
- a CDS encoding potassium channel family protein yields MKSKSIYVRMLNLRREFGMFWGLAAGFIYMTLVFIGGIIGYMWLEGWNLLNSFYMVVITLSTVGFMEVLPLSENGRIMTALLILGGVGGFAYLIGAFSQLLVEGRLQVILGRRRMQKTIGKFKDHIIVCGYGRIGAIVVEEVMNEGYDIVVIENNPELVAHMEAAGITCLEGDATKDDTLKLAGLDRAKSLIAALSDEAANVYVTLIARQFNSKVNIIARGNNKTSISRLEFAGADRVVLPHTIGGIRMAQSVLRPTVTNFLDIAMRGKIDLQMEELFVTDTSEFVGQDLIESKIRPRFNLIIIAIRKNTGEMVFNPGPKEVIEAKDTLLTVGKLTDLSAIQKIL; encoded by the coding sequence ATGAAATCCAAATCCATATATGTGAGAATGCTCAATCTCAGAAGAGAATTCGGTATGTTCTGGGGACTTGCTGCTGGATTCATTTATATGACTCTGGTTTTTATAGGTGGCATTATTGGCTACATGTGGCTTGAAGGATGGAATCTTTTAAATAGTTTTTACATGGTTGTAATTACCCTTTCCACCGTTGGCTTCATGGAGGTTTTACCTCTTTCTGAAAACGGTCGAATTATGACTGCTCTACTCATTCTTGGTGGGGTCGGTGGTTTTGCCTATTTGATCGGTGCCTTTTCGCAATTACTAGTCGAAGGACGTTTGCAAGTTATTCTCGGGAGACGCAGAATGCAGAAGACAATCGGAAAATTTAAAGATCATATCATTGTCTGCGGATACGGCAGAATCGGGGCTATTGTAGTCGAAGAAGTAATGAATGAAGGGTATGATATAGTTGTCATCGAGAATAATCCCGAATTGGTAGCTCATATGGAAGCTGCGGGGATAACCTGTCTTGAGGGAGATGCCACTAAAGACGATACTTTAAAACTGGCCGGCTTAGACAGGGCAAAATCTCTTATAGCAGCTTTATCAGATGAAGCTGCTAATGTTTATGTCACTTTGATTGCCCGTCAGTTTAACTCTAAAGTTAACATTATCGCTCGCGGTAATAATAAAACCAGTATCTCACGCCTTGAATTTGCGGGAGCAGATAGGGTTGTGCTTCCGCATACAATTGGCGGGATACGCATGGCTCAATCCGTGTTGCGTCCTACAGTTACCAACTTTCTTGACATTGCAATGCGCGGAAAGATTGATCTGCAAATGGAAGAACTTTTTGTTACTGATACTTCTGAATTTGTGGGTCAGGATCTTATTGAATCTAAAATTCGTCCTCGTTTCAATTTAATCATTATTGCTATCAGAAAAAATACCGGAGAGATGGTTTTTAATCCGGGACCAAAAGAAGTTATCGAAGCCAAGGATACTCTTTTGACTGTCGGCAAACTTACCGATCTTTCAGCTATTCAAAAGATTTTATAG
- the uvrB gene encoding excinuclease ABC subunit UvrB, which yields MSEKFQLVSDFTLKGDQPEAVRQLLENLNHGVKDQVLLGATGTGKTFAMANVISELNRPTLVMAPNKTLAAQLFNEFKALFPHNAVEYFVSYYDYYQPEAYLPHSDTFIEKDSSINDDIDKLRHSATHALLTRRDVIIVASVSCIYGLGSPEFYSRMIIPVEEGQEFSMEKLMDRLIEVQYTRNDYDFHRGTFRVRGDVIEIIPAYSREQALRIEFFGDEIESIQETDPLTGEVTGRRRKTVIYPASHFVSDKDNLERAVEDIRVELFDTLNNFKRENKLVEAQRIEQRTMYDLEMIEEMGFCSGIENYSRHLDGRKEGDPPATLLHYFPDDFLLFMDESHIAVSQVGAMYNGDRSRKTTLVNFGFRLPSALDNRPLCFDEFLEKVGQTVYVSATPGPWEIDRAQGLVVEQIIRPTGLLDPIVEVRPSKAQMDDLMAECKIRESRNERVLITTLTKRMSEDLTDYFNQMGVEAKYLHSDIDTMERMAIIQSLRAGEFTALVGINLLREGLDIPEVSLVAILDADKEGFLRSNRSLIQTFGRASRNSEGLVILYADRITNSMRTAMDETSRRRLKQIDYNNEHGITPQTIRKSLDNMLGTLYSAKTSGEKAKIAAEELAEYGFDSVKIEKMIRKLEKEMRKYASELEFEKAAELRDRIQLLRDKLITLG from the coding sequence ATGTCAGAAAAATTTCAGCTTGTCAGCGACTTTACACTGAAAGGCGATCAGCCGGAAGCAGTCAGACAGCTTCTGGAAAACCTTAATCATGGTGTTAAAGATCAGGTTCTACTTGGTGCCACAGGTACGGGTAAAACTTTCGCAATGGCAAATGTTATCAGCGAACTAAATCGTCCTACTCTTGTAATGGCTCCCAATAAAACCTTGGCGGCTCAGCTTTTTAATGAGTTTAAAGCATTGTTTCCTCATAATGCTGTAGAATATTTTGTCAGTTATTACGACTACTACCAGCCTGAAGCATATCTTCCTCATTCTGACACTTTTATTGAAAAAGATTCATCAATTAACGATGATATTGATAAACTAAGACATTCTGCGACGCACGCACTGCTGACACGGCGCGATGTAATTATAGTTGCTTCTGTGTCGTGTATCTACGGCCTTGGTTCTCCTGAATTTTATTCGCGCATGATAATTCCGGTTGAAGAAGGGCAGGAATTTTCCATGGAAAAGCTCATGGATCGTCTGATTGAAGTTCAATACACCCGTAACGATTATGATTTTCATCGCGGAACATTCAGGGTGCGCGGCGATGTTATTGAAATTATTCCTGCTTACAGCCGGGAACAGGCTTTAAGAATTGAATTTTTCGGTGATGAAATAGAGTCTATTCAGGAAACTGATCCGCTTACTGGTGAAGTTACTGGACGCAGACGCAAAACCGTTATTTATCCGGCAAGTCACTTTGTTTCTGATAAAGATAATCTTGAGAGAGCTGTTGAAGATATCCGGGTTGAACTTTTCGATACACTCAATAATTTTAAACGTGAGAACAAACTTGTTGAGGCTCAGCGCATTGAGCAGCGAACTATGTATGATCTCGAAATGATTGAAGAGATGGGGTTTTGCAGCGGAATTGAAAACTACTCGCGTCATCTTGACGGGCGTAAAGAAGGTGACCCTCCGGCGACATTGCTTCATTATTTTCCTGACGATTTTCTCCTTTTTATGGACGAGTCTCATATTGCTGTTTCTCAGGTTGGAGCCATGTATAACGGGGACCGTTCCAGAAAAACAACTCTCGTGAACTTTGGGTTCAGACTTCCGTCGGCTCTTGATAACCGTCCGCTTTGTTTTGATGAATTTTTAGAGAAAGTAGGCCAGACTGTTTATGTGTCGGCAACTCCGGGACCGTGGGAAATCGATCGTGCGCAGGGGCTTGTCGTTGAGCAGATTATTCGCCCGACAGGACTTCTAGACCCTATTGTTGAAGTTCGTCCTTCCAAGGCGCAGATGGATGATTTGATGGCAGAATGTAAAATTCGGGAAAGTCGAAATGAACGGGTGCTGATTACAACTCTGACAAAGAGAATGTCGGAAGATTTGACAGACTATTTTAATCAAATGGGCGTTGAAGCAAAGTATCTCCACTCCGATATTGATACAATGGAGCGCATGGCTATAATTCAGTCATTGCGGGCTGGAGAGTTTACCGCCCTCGTTGGTATCAACCTGTTGAGGGAAGGTCTAGATATCCCTGAAGTTTCCTTGGTAGCAATACTGGACGCTGATAAGGAAGGTTTTTTAAGATCAAATCGCTCATTGATTCAGACCTTCGGCAGAGCTTCTCGTAATTCGGAAGGGTTGGTAATTCTCTATGCAGATAGAATCACCAATTCTATGCGGACTGCCATGGATGAAACTTCACGCAGACGTTTGAAGCAGATTGATTACAACAATGAGCATGGAATTACTCCGCAAACCATACGTAAATCACTGGATAATATGCTCGGAACTCTGTATTCTGCTAAAACTTCAGGTGAAAAAGCTAAGATTGCAGCTGAAGAACTTGCTGAGTATGGATTTGATTCTGTGAAAATTGAGAAAATGATTCGTAAGCTTGAAAAAGAAATGCGTAAATATGCAAGTGAACTTGAATTTGAAAAAGCCGCTGAGTTAAGAGACCGTATTCAGCTTTTACGTGATAAACTTATTACTCTGGGTTAA
- the aat gene encoding leucyl/phenylalanyl-tRNA--protein transferase, producing MVVYRLIEEPIFPHPDEAEPDGLLAVGGDLSSERLLSAYASGIFPWYDENSPLLWWSLDPRLILNFDKLHVSKRMKRKIKKKEYRITLDTDFLGVISNCACKTRPGQEGTWILQEMIDAYVKLHKLGFAHSVEVWNKEGKLAGGLYGVSLGRVFSGESMFFLEPDASKIGFSYLVRYLENREFHFVDCQQPTDHLKSLGAEELPRDEFLVRLEESLEYSALRGNWAFLPGEYEIITENLCS from the coding sequence ATGGTTGTGTACAGGCTCATTGAGGAACCTATTTTTCCTCACCCAGATGAGGCCGAACCTGATGGACTGCTTGCGGTGGGAGGAGATTTAAGTTCGGAGAGACTTCTTTCTGCTTATGCTTCGGGAATCTTTCCATGGTATGATGAAAACTCTCCGCTTTTATGGTGGTCGCTTGACCCTCGTCTGATCTTGAATTTTGATAAATTACATGTTTCAAAACGAATGAAACGTAAAATAAAAAAGAAAGAATATCGTATTACTCTTGATACGGATTTTTTAGGAGTTATTTCTAATTGTGCATGTAAAACTCGTCCGGGGCAGGAAGGCACCTGGATTTTACAGGAAATGATAGATGCTTATGTTAAATTGCATAAACTTGGATTTGCCCACAGTGTTGAAGTTTGGAACAAGGAAGGAAAACTTGCAGGCGGACTTTATGGTGTTTCGCTTGGCAGGGTTTTTTCAGGTGAGTCCATGTTTTTTCTTGAGCCGGATGCGTCTAAGATAGGGTTTTCTTATCTGGTTCGCTATTTGGAAAACCGAGAATTTCATTTTGTGGATTGCCAGCAGCCTACCGACCATCTCAAATCTTTGGGAGCTGAAGAATTACCACGAGATGAATTCCTTGTAAGGCTTGAAGAGTCTCTTGAATATTCAGCGCTGAGGGGTAATTGGGCGTTTTTACCGGGCGAGTATGAAATAATTACGGAAAATCTTTGCAGCTAA
- the clpA gene encoding ATP-dependent Clp protease ATP-binding subunit ClpA, translating to MLSKALEQALTSAVNEVRLRNHEFLTLEHLLYAIVQEEIGADILSGCGAELLQLRSQLERFFDENLEPLPSGVETEVIQTLGVRRVLQKAIWQKKAAGKDVVEVGDVLAAMFEEEDSYAVYFMKTHDISRLDVLEYISHALSNENDWTEGLNISPNPGAGHNHGHNDPGQKPGRPQGKPGAGNDDKKSPLEEFTSNLTMKARDGKIDPLIGRDSEVERTLQVLSRRRKNNPIFVGDPGVGKTAMAEGLALAIAKGKVPKSFENAEVFALDMGALLAGTKYRGDFESRLKGVLGQIKHIPGAILFVDEIHTIVGAGAVSGGSMDASNILKPFLASGEVRCIGATTYEEYKNHFEKDRALSRRFQKIDITEPSVEETIEILKGLKPYYEEHHKVVYSPSAIKAAAELAARHINERFLPDKAIDVIDEAGAFYGLSQRKRKGDRILVSDVEKVISKIARIPTRRITMSDRTRLQELDVNLKSVVFGQDEAVDLISKAILRSRAGMKQVGRPTGSFLLTGPTGVGKTELARQLATTMGIHFMRFDMSEYMEKHAVARLIGAPPGYVGFDQGGLLTEGVRKNPHCVILFDEIEKAHPDVFNILLQVMDYATLTDNNGRKADFRNIVLLMTSNAGAREMTKSGIGFGAGVQGVEDKGLSIKAVEKVFSPEFRNRLDAIVSFNSLKLDVMEMIVDKFIKELNQQLSDQRIVVEIDDKSKRWLAEKGHDPAYGARPMARLIQTSIKDEIADEILFGKLVKGGHVVISTKKDKKKGEILSFNFKTASSD from the coding sequence ATGCTTAGCAAAGCCCTTGAACAAGCTCTGACTTCTGCGGTTAATGAAGTCAGACTTAGAAATCACGAGTTTCTTACTCTTGAACATTTGCTTTATGCCATTGTTCAGGAAGAAATAGGCGCGGATATTCTTTCTGGTTGCGGTGCTGAGCTTTTACAGCTCAGGAGTCAACTCGAAAGATTTTTCGATGAAAACCTTGAGCCGCTCCCCAGTGGAGTAGAAACAGAAGTCATTCAGACTCTCGGTGTAAGACGGGTTCTTCAGAAGGCCATCTGGCAGAAGAAAGCAGCCGGTAAAGATGTTGTTGAAGTCGGAGATGTGCTTGCAGCCATGTTCGAGGAAGAGGATTCCTACGCGGTTTATTTCATGAAGACTCATGATATCAGTCGTTTAGATGTTCTTGAATATATTTCACATGCCCTTAGCAATGAAAATGATTGGACGGAAGGTCTTAATATCAGTCCCAATCCCGGAGCTGGGCACAATCACGGGCATAATGATCCCGGTCAGAAGCCTGGAAGGCCGCAAGGTAAACCCGGCGCTGGCAATGACGATAAAAAGTCTCCGCTCGAAGAATTTACAAGCAACCTGACGATGAAGGCCCGCGATGGTAAAATCGATCCTCTTATCGGCCGCGATTCCGAGGTTGAAAGAACTTTGCAGGTGCTTTCCCGCAGACGTAAGAATAATCCTATTTTTGTAGGTGATCCCGGCGTAGGTAAAACCGCCATGGCTGAAGGGCTTGCTCTTGCCATAGCCAAAGGAAAGGTTCCAAAGTCCTTTGAAAACGCAGAAGTCTTTGCTCTTGATATGGGCGCTCTTCTTGCGGGAACAAAGTACAGAGGCGATTTTGAATCCCGCCTGAAAGGTGTGCTTGGCCAGATTAAGCATATTCCGGGCGCGATTTTATTTGTGGATGAGATTCATACTATCGTCGGAGCCGGAGCTGTCAGCGGTGGATCAATGGATGCGTCCAATATTCTTAAGCCTTTTCTGGCATCCGGTGAAGTCCGCTGCATAGGGGCGACAACTTATGAAGAATATAAGAATCATTTTGAAAAGGACCGGGCTTTATCTCGTAGATTTCAGAAAATAGATATTACTGAGCCTTCGGTAGAAGAGACTATTGAAATTCTTAAAGGTCTTAAACCTTATTATGAAGAACATCATAAAGTTGTCTATTCTCCATCGGCGATTAAAGCTGCTGCTGAGCTTGCAGCGAGGCATATCAATGAACGCTTTTTACCCGATAAGGCTATCGACGTAATTGACGAGGCCGGAGCTTTTTATGGCCTTAGTCAGCGTAAGCGCAAAGGTGACAGGATACTTGTTTCCGATGTTGAGAAGGTTATTTCAAAGATTGCGCGTATTCCTACACGGCGTATCACCATGTCTGACCGTACCCGGTTGCAGGAGCTTGATGTAAATCTCAAGTCCGTTGTTTTCGGGCAGGATGAAGCTGTCGATCTTATTTCTAAGGCAATTCTTCGTTCAAGAGCGGGTATGAAGCAAGTTGGCCGGCCTACCGGTTCATTCTTGCTTACCGGTCCTACAGGGGTTGGTAAAACAGAACTTGCCAGACAGCTTGCCACAACGATGGGTATTCATTTCATGCGTTTTGATATGAGTGAATATATGGAAAAACATGCTGTTGCCCGGCTTATAGGTGCTCCTCCCGGATATGTGGGATTTGATCAGGGTGGTTTGCTCACTGAGGGAGTTCGCAAAAATCCTCACTGTGTTATTCTTTTTGACGAAATTGAAAAGGCGCATCCTGATGTTTTCAATATCCTGTTGCAGGTTATGGATTACGCAACTCTTACTGATAATAACGGTAGAAAAGCCGATTTCAGAAATATTGTTCTGCTCATGACTTCCAATGCCGGTGCTCGCGAAATGACTAAAAGCGGAATCGGCTTTGGGGCAGGTGTTCAAGGTGTAGAAGATAAGGGGCTTTCAATTAAAGCCGTAGAGAAGGTTTTCAGTCCTGAATTTCGTAACAGGCTTGATGCGATTGTTTCCTTCAATTCTCTTAAGCTGGATGTGATGGAAATGATTGTGGATAAGTTTATCAAAGAACTTAACCAGCAGCTTTCCGATCAGAGAATAGTTGTTGAAATTGATGATAAATCCAAACGCTGGCTTGCAGAAAAGGGGCATGACCCAGCATACGGCGCGCGCCCGATGGCTAGGTTGATTCAAACCTCCATTAAAGACGAAATTGCTGACGAAATTCTTTTCGGTAAGCTTGTTAAGGGCGGACATGTTGTTATTTCTACTAAAAAAGACAAAAAAAAGGGTGAAATATTATCCTTTAATTTTAAAACAGCTAGTAGTGATTAG
- the clpS gene encoding ATP-dependent Clp protease adapter ClpS, which produces MSKYNEEFDSDVIFKDELKEPRKYKVLLHNDDYTSMEFVIAVLIQVFRKTEEESTEIMLKVHNEGFGICGIYTAEVAETRVEMVRQLATQAGFPLKCTIEEV; this is translated from the coding sequence ATGTCTAAATATAATGAAGAATTTGATTCAGATGTAATCTTTAAAGATGAACTTAAAGAACCTAGAAAGTATAAGGTATTATTGCACAATGATGATTATACTTCTATGGAATTTGTTATTGCAGTGCTCATACAAGTGTTTAGAAAAACTGAAGAAGAGTCCACTGAAATTATGCTTAAAGTTCATAATGAAGGGTTCGGAATCTGTGGAATATACACTGCTGAAGTCGCTGAAACACGCGTGGAAATGGTCAGGCAGCTTGCAACGCAAGCCGGCTTTCCTCTTAAATGTACAATAGAAGAGGTCTGA
- a CDS encoding class IV adenylate cyclase, with the protein MAFEIELKYLNADHDQLRKLLKNLGGEFLSRHYERNVVLDDPARTLFKRSALLRVRQADKITMTVKRVPVNFVPGKAKVYIEHETEVSDFDETVSALEVLGYIPVFKYEKFREEWKFADCLICLDLLPFGSFIEIEGAEESILSCAVKLELKDSDASKKTYHELNRNYRAKAGLEPDENFVFSPEELKLLQP; encoded by the coding sequence ATGGCTTTTGAGATAGAACTTAAATATTTGAATGCGGATCATGATCAGCTTAGAAAATTACTTAAAAACCTAGGTGGAGAGTTTCTTTCACGTCATTATGAGCGTAATGTCGTTTTAGATGATCCCGCGAGAACTTTATTTAAAAGGTCTGCGTTGTTACGAGTCAGGCAGGCTGACAAAATAACTATGACCGTCAAGCGAGTTCCTGTTAACTTTGTTCCGGGAAAAGCTAAGGTTTATATTGAACATGAAACAGAAGTTTCAGATTTTGATGAAACTGTTTCCGCTCTTGAAGTTTTAGGGTATATACCTGTATTTAAATACGAAAAATTCAGAGAAGAATGGAAGTTTGCGGATTGTTTAATTTGTCTTGATCTTTTGCCTTTCGGATCGTTTATTGAAATTGAAGGTGCGGAAGAATCTATTCTTTCATGCGCAGTGAAGCTTGAGCTTAAAGATTCGGATGCAAGCAAAAAAACATACCACGAATTAAACAGAAACTATCGTGCGAAGGCAGGACTTGAACCTGACGAAAACTTTGTATTCAGTCCTGAAGAATTGAAACTTTTACAACCATAA
- the crcB gene encoding fluoride efflux transporter CrcB — protein sequence MQKYFFLAAGGAAGTLCRYFVSGAAQRFFSTSFPAGTFTVNMLGCLLFGIISGTFEDRLGLSPEMRLMILTGFMGAFTTFSTYMFETTELVKTGQWPLAALNIGGQSALGFLCVIAGLALGRMLVS from the coding sequence ATGCAAAAGTATTTTTTTCTAGCGGCAGGCGGTGCAGCCGGCACACTTTGCCGATATTTTGTTTCCGGTGCTGCTCAACGTTTTTTCAGTACGTCTTTTCCGGCAGGAACTTTTACCGTCAACATGCTCGGATGTTTACTATTTGGAATTATTAGCGGAACATTCGAGGATAGGCTAGGACTTTCGCCAGAAATGAGATTGATGATCCTAACCGGTTTTATGGGTGCATTTACGACCTTTTCAACATATATGTTTGAAACAACCGAATTAGTCAAAACCGGACAATGGCCACTCGCAGCCCTCAACATAGGGGGACAGAGTGCGCTTGGGTTTTTATGTGTAATAGCCGGACTGGCACTTGGAAGAATGCTCGTTTCCTAA
- a CDS encoding DUF190 domain-containing protein, translating into MNLPEKAIRLRIFTGEENRINHRPTFEVIVNEARKRGLAGATVYRGVMGYGVNSQVRTTSILRLSEDLPMIIEIVDTAEKILPFEDFLKETLTEGLVTSEEVKVVFHKHNEGKK; encoded by the coding sequence ATGAATCTGCCTGAAAAAGCTATACGACTCAGAATTTTTACCGGAGAAGAAAACCGCATCAATCATCGCCCCACTTTTGAAGTAATTGTTAATGAAGCCAGAAAGCGCGGACTTGCAGGTGCTACGGTTTATCGTGGAGTAATGGGGTATGGTGTTAACAGTCAGGTTCGGACAACTTCTATTCTAAGACTTTCTGAAGATTTGCCCATGATCATAGAAATTGTAGACACGGCTGAAAAGATATTACCTTTCGAAGATTTTTTAAAAGAAACTTTGACCGAAGGATTAGTTACATCGGAAGAGGTAAAAGTTGTTTTTCATAAACACAACGAAGGTAAAAAATAA
- a CDS encoding protein-glutamate methylesterase/protein-glutamine glutaminase produces the protein MRKKTRVLIVDDSALVRSTLLSLFKTDAEIEVIGSASDPFAAAKIMETVIPDVITLDIEMPRMDGLTFLRKLMTQHPIAVVICSTLTEKGSESYMKALEFGAVEVITKPKVGTRQFFEESSIRVCDAVKAAALTKPKKLTAKPMIIQPKLTADAMLPKARANCLKTTEKVVLVGASTGGTEALQTFLQGMPIDSPGIAIVQHMPEHFTAAFSQRLDTICQIRVKEAVDGDSILRGQALIAPGNKHMLLKRSGARYYVEVKDGPLVSRHRPSVDVLFRSGAHNAGKNAIGVIMTGMGDDGAKGMKEMHDAGTYCIAQDEASCVVFGMPHEAIKHGGVDNVLTLKRIANEVVAKCRS, from the coding sequence ATGAGAAAGAAAACTCGTGTATTGATAGTCGATGATTCTGCGCTGGTTAGAAGTACTCTGCTTAGTTTGTTTAAGACAGATGCTGAGATTGAGGTTATAGGCAGCGCATCTGATCCGTTTGCGGCTGCTAAGATAATGGAAACAGTTATTCCGGATGTCATCACTTTAGATATTGAGATGCCTCGAATGGATGGACTGACTTTTTTGCGTAAGTTGATGACTCAACATCCAATTGCGGTTGTTATTTGTTCAACTCTTACTGAAAAAGGATCGGAGAGTTATATGAAAGCTCTTGAATTCGGTGCTGTTGAAGTCATAACCAAGCCTAAGGTTGGAACAAGGCAATTTTTCGAAGAGTCCAGCATCAGGGTTTGTGATGCTGTTAAAGCCGCAGCTTTGACTAAGCCTAAAAAACTTACAGCTAAACCAATGATAATTCAGCCGAAACTTACTGCTGATGCAATGCTCCCGAAAGCAAGAGCTAATTGTCTGAAGACAACTGAAAAAGTTGTTTTAGTCGGAGCTTCAACCGGCGGAACAGAAGCGTTACAAACTTTTCTTCAAGGTATGCCGATAGATAGCCCGGGGATTGCCATTGTTCAGCATATGCCGGAACATTTTACTGCTGCATTTTCCCAAAGACTTGATACTATCTGTCAAATAAGAGTGAAGGAAGCCGTTGATGGTGACAGTATCCTTAGAGGACAGGCCCTCATCGCTCCCGGTAATAAGCATATGTTGCTCAAAAGGTCGGGCGCCCGCTATTATGTTGAAGTAAAGGATGGACCGCTTGTCAGCAGGCATAGGCCTTCTGTAGATGTCCTTTTTCGGTCTGGAGCTCATAATGCAGGTAAAAATGCAATCGGTGTTATTATGACCGGAATGGGTGATGACGGTGCAAAAGGTATGAAGGAAATGCACGATGCCGGAACATATTGTATCGCGCAGGATGAAGCTTCATGTGTTGTTTTCGGTATGCCTCATGAGGCCATCAAGCATGGCGGAGTTGATAATGTTTTAACATTGAAAAGGATTGCAAATGAGGTTGTGGCTAAGTGTCGTAGCTAA